A single region of the Raphanus sativus cultivar WK10039 chromosome 1, ASM80110v3, whole genome shotgun sequence genome encodes:
- the LOC108812158 gene encoding ABC transporter G family member 24, producing MSVNRRDWLKHGSNLRLVLLVLWLVYDVGYGQFENTNDFNNPAVLPLFTQLVYRSLSNSTAALNQELATRAKFCVRDPEADWNQAFNFSTNLDFVSSCIQKTEGDIAKRICTAAEMKFYLNAFFSKTNNPGDKQVNMKPNGNCNLTTWVSGCEPGWACIVDPNKQVDLQNSKDFPERTTNCMSCCEGFFCPRGLTCMIPCPHGAYCPLATLNKTTSLCQPYTYQLPPGRTNHTCGGANVWADIRSSSEVFCSAGSYCPTTTRKVPCASGHYCRMGSTSEKPCFKLTSCNPNTANQNMHALGVLVICGVVTILLIIYNCSDQILTTRERRQAKSREAAVKKAKANQRWKVARTAAKKHVTEIRQQITRTFSGKKPNNDGESHMILARGYSSEVEEDLPKHSSSPASSSAVQPSFEIEDDATAGSLERPTSVVTGGGKRGKGHRMKKSQSQILRYAYNQIEKEKAREVENRNLTFSGIVNMATYSEMKKRTSMELSFKDLTLTLKSNGKHLLRCVTGTMKPGRITAVMGPSGAGKTSLLSALAGKAVGCSLSGLILINGKELSIHSYKKIIGFVPQDDIVHGNLTVEENIWFHAKCRLPAGQSKADKVLVVERVIDSLGLQAVRSSLVGTVEKRGISGGQRKRVNVGLEMAMEPSVLFLDEPTSGLDSASSQLLLRALKHEALEGVNICMVVHQPSYSLFQTFNDLVLLAKGGLTVYHGPVKDVETYFSGLGIIVPERINPPDYYIDVLEGIVTNLNSDVSYKELPQRWMLHKGYSVPLDMRNNNNSAAGLETDLEVRDGTNGDEEQTFVRELLGDVRSNFRLRRDKIRHNFLKTRDLSYRTTPSMWLQYKYFLGRIAKQRMREAKLQATDYLILLLAGACLGSLIKASDESFGAPGYTYTIIAVSLLCKIAALRSFSLDKLHYWRESASGMSSMACFLAKDTIDCFNTLVKPLVYLSMFYFFTNPRSTFFDNYIVLVCLVYCVTGIAYALAIFLQPGSAQLFSVLLPVVLTLVATQPKDSEAMKIIADLCYPKWALQAFVIGNAQKYYGVWMITRCGSLMKSGYDINEWNLCIMILLLIGVVTRMISFVGMVILQKR from the exons ATGAGTGTAAACCGGCGAGATTGGCTCAAACACGGATCTAATCTCAGACTGGTGTTGCTAGTTCTATGGTTGGTCTATGATGTTGGTTATGGTCAGTTTGAGAACACAAATGACTTCAACAATCCAGCTGTTCTTCCCCTGTTCACACAGTTGGTTTACCGTAGTCTCTCCAATAGCACTGCTGCACTTAATCAAGAACTCGCTACCAGAGCCAAGTTTTGCGTCAGAGACCC GGAAGCTGATTGGAACCAAGCTTTTAATTTCTCCACCAATTTGGATTTCGTTTCTTCTTGCATTCAGAAAACGGAAG GTGATATTGCTAAGCGTATCTGCACAGCAGCAGAGATGAAGTTCTATCTAAACGCTTTCTTCTCTAAAACGAATAACCCGGGGGATAAACAGGTGAACATGAAACCGAATGGGAATTGCAACTTGACAACATGGGTCTCTGGCTGTGAACCTGGCTGGGCCTGCATTGTTGATCCAAACAAACAGGTTGATCTGCAAAACTCTAAAGACTTTCCAGAAAGAACAACAAACTGTATGTCTTGCTGTGAAGGCTTCTTCTGCCCCAGGGGACTCACTTGTATGATAC ctTGCCCTCATGGTGCTTATTGCCCCTTGGCTACCCTTAACAAGACAACAAGCTTATGCCAACC GTATACTTATCAACTACCACCAGGGAGAACAAACCACACTTGTGGAGGTGCAAATGTTTGGGCTGATATCAGAAGCAGCAGCGAAGTCTTCTGTTCTGCTGGATCATATTGTCCAACCACCACTCGGAAAGTACCCTGTGCTAGTGG GCACTACTGTCGCATGGGGTCTACATCTGAGAAAC CTTGCTTTAAGTTAACTTCTTGCAATCCCAACACTGCTAATCAGAACATGCATGCACTTGGGGTTTTGGTTATT TGTGGTGTGGTCACTATTCTACTCATTATATACAACTGTTCTGATCAAATCCTAACAACAAGGGAGAGGAGGCAGGCGAAGTCAAGGGAAGCAGCTGTGAAGAAAGCTAAAGCCAACCAGAGATGGAAAGTTGCTAGAACTGCTGCTAAAAAGCATGTAACTGAGATCCGTCAGCAGATAACTCGAACGTTCTCTGGTAAAAAGCCCAATAACGATGGAGAAAGTCACATGATATTGGCTCGTGGATACTCTTCTGAGGTAGAAGAAGACTTGCCAAAACATTCTTCAAGTCCTGCTAGTTCATCTGCTGTGCAACCTAGCTTTGAGATTGAGGATGATGCAACTGCAGGAAGTCTAGAAAGACCAACAAGTGTTGTAACAGGAGGAGGGAAGAGAGGTAAAGGACACAGAATGAAGAAATCACAGAGCCAGATCTTGAGGTATGCTTATAATCAGATCGAGAAGGAGAAAGCCAGGGAGGTGGAGAATAGAAACCTTACCTTTTCAGGAATAGTCAACATGGCTACTTACTctgagatgaagaagaggacCTCCATGGAGCTTTCTTTCAAAGATTTAACTCTTACCTTGAAATCAAATGGCAAGCATCTGTTGAGATGTGTGACGGGAACCATGAAACCAGGTCGGATCACAGCTGTGATGGGTCCATCAGGAGCAGGAAAGACAAGTCTTCTTTCTGCTTTAGCTGGAAAAGCCGTTGGATGCAGTTTGAGTGGTTTGATTCTTATAAACGGGAAGGAGTTATCAATCCACTCATATAAGAAGATCATTGGGTTTGTGCCGCAAGATGACATCGTCCATGGGAACTTGACAGTTGAGGAAAACATTTGGTTCCATGCTAAATGCAGATTACCTGCAGGACAATCAAAAGCTGACAAAGTTCTTGTGGTTGAGAGAGTCATTGACTCTTTGGGGCTACAAGCTGTGAGGAGTTCACTAGTTGGTACGGTAGAGAAGAGGGGAATctcaggagggcagaggaaacGAGTGAATGTTGGTTTGGAAATGGCAATGGAGCCTTCGGTCTTGTTCTTGGACGAACCTACTTCTGGATTGGACAGTGCGTCATCACAGCTTCTTCTTAGAGCACTTAAGCATGAAGCCCTTGAGGGAGTCAACATCTGCATGGTTGTTCACCAACCAAG TTATTCTCTGTTCCAAACGTTCAATGATCTAGTACTTCTAGCAAAAGGTGGCCTTACTGTTTACCACGGACCAGTCAAGGACGTGGAGACATACTTCTCTGGTCTTGGAATCATTGTACCAGAGCGTATCAACCCTCCTGACTATTACATAGACGTCCTTGAAGGGATTGTAACCAACCTGAACTCTGACGTTAGCTACAAAGAGCTTCCTCAAAGGTGGATGCTTCACAAAGGGTACTCGGTTCCATTAGATATGcggaacaacaacaacagtgCGGCTGGACTCGAAACGGATCTAGAAGTTAGAGATGGTACCAACGGTGATGAAGAACAGACATTTGTCAGAGAGCTGTTGGGAGATGTGAGGAGTAATTTCAGGTTGCGCCGTGATAAAATAAGGCATAACTTCTTGAAGACCAGAGATTTGTCCTACAGAACAACCCCTTCTATGTGGCTGCAATACAAGTACTTTCTTGGAAG GATAGCTAAGCAGAGAATGAGAGAAGCTAAGTTACAAGCCACAGACTACTTGATCTTATTGCTAGCTGGAGCTTGTTTAGGATCCTTGATCAAAGCAAGTGATGAGAGCTTTGGAGCACCTGGTTATACCTACACTATTATCGCTGTTT CTCTTCTGTGCAAAATAGCAGCATTAAGATCATTCTCACTAGACAAGTTACATTACTGGAGAGAAAGTGCTTCAGGGATGAGTAGCATGGCTTGTTTCCTTGCTAAAGACACAATAGACTGTTTCAACACACTTGTGAAGCCATTGGTTTATCTCTCCATGTTCTACTTCTTCACTAACCCGAGATCCACGTTTTTCGATAACTATATAGTCTTGGTATGTCTTGTATATTGTGTGACTGGTATAGCTTATGCGTTGGCTATCTTCCTCCAACCTGGCTCTGCTCAGCTG TTTTCTGTACTTCTTCCGGTAGTTTTAACACTTGTTGCAACTCAACCAAAGGATAGTGAAGCTATGAAGATCATAGCTGATTTGTGTTATCCAAAGTGGGCTTTGCAAGCATTTGTTATTGGAAATGCTCAGAA GTACTATGGAGTATGGATGATCACACGATGTGGATCACTGATGAAGAGCGGATACGACATTAATGAATGGAATCTGTGTATAATGATATTGCTTCTCATTGGTGTGGTCACTCGTATGATCTCCTTTGTTGGGATGGTTATACTTCAAAAGAGGTGA
- the LOC108813355 gene encoding protein GRAVITROPIC IN THE LIGHT 1, translated as METVKPVVVAHKGKFIRTFAKVLNIHKLTGVAPEEEMKKTKFDSENVKLSQSFYKLEEEYERTLTLEALLAKLFATVSSIKAGYAQLQHSQSPYDAIGIQKADNLVVSELKTLSELKQCFLKKQIDPNPERTLVLAEIQELRSLLKTYEIMGKKLECQYKLKDSETEFLREKLEYLTKQNKLTEKRLNQSGQLCNPLENLHLSALNPTHFVAYLQHTVKSIRGFVKLMVEQMKLAKWDISMAVNSIQPGVFYYKQDHKCYTFEHFVSSVMFEAFHLPHFSTSRSFKKKEKQSKTEEKQSETEREVFFERFTELRSMKAKDYLKARPKSRFARFCRIKFLQLIHPKMEEAFFGHLHLRNQVSAGEFPETSLCCGFLEMAKRVWLLHCLAMSFEREAEIFRVPKGCRFSEVYMRSVAEEGLEEAEPRVAFTVVPGFKIGKTTIQCEVYLSDGGGPRG; from the coding sequence ATGGAGACAGTCAAGCCAGTGGTTGTTGCTCACAAGGGTAAATTCATACGCACGTTTGCTAAAGTTCTCAACATCCATAAGCTAACTGGTGTTGCTCCAGAAGAGGaaatgaagaagacaaagttTGATTCCGAGAATGTTAAGTTGTCTCAGTCTTTCTACAAGCTTGAGGAAGAGTATGAGAGAACTCTGACATTAGAAGCTCTTCTCGCAAAGCTTTTCGCTACGGTTTCTTCCATCAAAGCTGGTTACGCGCAGCTGCAGCATTCTCAGTCTCCATACGACGCAATCGGGATTCAGAAAGCAGACAACTTGGTTGTGTCCGAGCTGAAGACATTGTCTGAGCTGAAACAATGCTTCTTGAAGAAACAAATCGATCCGAACCCCGAAAGAACTCTGGTTCTTGCGGAGATTCAAGAGCTGAGGAGTTTGTTGAAGACGTATGAGATCATGGGGAAGAAACTTGAGTGTCAGTACAAGCTTAAAGACTCAGAAACAGAGTTTCTGAGAGAGAAGCTTGAGTACCTGACGAAACAGAACAAGTTGACAGAGAAGAGACTTAACCAAAGCGGACAACTTTGCAATCCTTTGGAGAATCTTCACTTGTCTGCGCTGAATCCAACGCATTTTGTTGCTTATCTGCAACACACAGTCAAATCCATCAGAGGATTCGTCAAGCTTATGGTAGAGCAGATGAAACTAGCTAAATGGGATATCTCCATGGCTGTTAACTCGATCCAGCCCGGTGTCTTTTACTACAAGCAAGACCACAAGTGTTACACTTTCGAACACTTCGTCTCCAGTGTAATGTTCGAAGCTTTCCATCTACCACACTTCTCAACCTCAAGAAGCttcaagaagaaggagaaacagagcaaaacagagGAGAAACAGAGCGAAACAGAGAGGGAAGTGTTCTTTGAGAGGTTTACAGAGCTCAGGTCGATGAAAGCCAAAGATTACTTGAAAGCAAGGCCTAAATCAAGATTCGCTAGGTTCTGCAGGATCAAGTTCTTGCAGCTTATACATCCTAAGATGGAGGAAGCTTTCTTCGGACATCTGCATTTGAGGAACCAAGTCTCTGCTGGTGAGTTTCCAGAGACGAGCTTGTGCTGTGGGTTTCTTGAAATGGCGAAAAGGGTTTGGCTTCTGCATTGCTTGGCTATGTCTTTTGAGCGTGAAGCTGAGATCTTTCGAGTACCTAAAGGTTGTAGATTCTCTGAGGTGTACATGAGAAGTGTTGCAGAGGAAGGGTTGGAGGAAGCAGAGCCACGTGTGGCGTTCACGGTGGTTCCAGGGTTTAAGATTGGCAAAACTACGATACAATGTGAGGTCTATCTCTCGGACGGTGGTGGTCCTCGAGGGTGA